A portion of the uncultured Bacteroides sp. genome contains these proteins:
- a CDS encoding histidine kinase: MKTFIRWISPLLLGIVMFNCIRLVTDLPLNDQFWSNSLRYHLQALSVTILSCYFFDYRIRKFLNKDSSRIKQSTIKEYLLLTFIVFVSLNLMMITGDFTGVLYMGNRLNDYVIANVIYLPLFLLYYTLVRSYLITTNYHKQSLQLEKVKVEQLNMELKFLKSQYHPHFLFNALNTIYFQIEDENSQARSSIELLSQLLRYQLYDIQKKVTLRQEIDYLKAYIRFQQMRMSQRLQLTQEYDENIGEQEIHPLLFQPLLENAFKYVGGDYKIAFSFRLNGNQLFFKAENSIPADAIEQKQKDKGIGIENLKRRLNLLYPEKHQLTITHDKEMFRAELTLKLDSYAD; this comes from the coding sequence ATGAAAACATTTATTCGTTGGATATCACCTTTGTTACTGGGCATCGTCATGTTTAACTGCATACGGTTGGTGACAGACCTGCCCCTCAACGATCAGTTCTGGTCTAATTCGCTCCGTTACCATCTACAGGCTCTGAGTGTCACCATATTGTCGTGCTACTTCTTCGACTATCGCATCCGTAAGTTTCTGAACAAAGACAGCTCACGCATAAAACAATCTACGATAAAAGAGTACCTGCTACTCACCTTTATTGTTTTTGTTTCGTTGAATCTCATGATGATTACAGGCGATTTTACAGGGGTGCTATATATGGGTAATCGGCTAAACGATTATGTCATAGCCAACGTTATTTACCTTCCGCTTTTTCTACTTTATTACACCCTTGTACGAAGCTACCTGATTACAACGAATTATCACAAGCAATCACTACAGCTCGAAAAGGTAAAAGTAGAGCAACTGAACATGGAACTTAAATTTCTCAAGTCGCAATATCATCCGCATTTCCTTTTTAACGCACTCAACACCATCTATTTTCAGATTGAAGATGAAAACTCTCAAGCCCGTTCGTCTATTGAATTACTCTCCCAGCTTCTGCGATATCAACTATATGACATACAGAAGAAAGTAACCCTCCGACAAGAGATTGACTACCTAAAAGCGTACATCCGTTTCCAACAAATGCGTATGAGCCAACGGCTACAACTCACACAAGAGTATGATGAAAACATTGGTGAACAAGAGATACATCCATTGCTTTTTCAACCCTTGTTGGAGAATGCCTTTAAATATGTAGGCGGTGATTACAAAATTGCTTTCAGCTTTCGGCTAAACGGAAACCAACTCTTCTTCAAAGCTGAAAACTCCATTCCGGCAGATGCAATCGAGCAGAAGCAAAAGGACAAAGGTATCGGCATTGAGAACCTGAAAAGAAGATTGAATCTATTATACCCTGAAAAACACCAACTCACTATCACGCACGACAAAGAAATGTTTCGTGCGGAACTCACTCTAAAACTCGATTCATATGCAGATTAA
- a CDS encoding response regulator transcription factor, producing MQIKCVITDDEPIARKGIRSYVEKIDFLLLQAECEDALQLNNLLMAEQVDLLFLDIEMPHLSGMEFLAQIKNPPKVIITSAYEQYALQGYELNVVDYLLKPISFDRFLRAVNKVRDLIEKERQDTNDSYIFVKTNKLLKKVTLSHILFIESMENYVIIYTDESKEIVYTPLKKMMEYLPEQQFLQVHRSYVVNASAVKAIEGNQLIMGIHKIPIARSMREHVFETLLKNKLISR from the coding sequence ATGCAGATTAAATGTGTCATAACAGATGATGAGCCCATCGCTCGTAAAGGCATAAGGAGCTATGTTGAGAAAATAGATTTTCTTCTATTGCAGGCAGAGTGTGAAGATGCTTTGCAACTCAACAACCTTTTGATGGCAGAGCAGGTAGATTTGCTCTTTCTAGATATTGAAATGCCTCATCTATCGGGCATGGAGTTTCTTGCACAGATAAAGAATCCTCCTAAAGTAATCATCACTTCCGCTTATGAACAATATGCCTTGCAAGGATATGAACTCAATGTCGTCGACTATTTATTAAAGCCTATCTCATTCGATCGCTTTCTGAGAGCCGTTAACAAAGTACGTGATTTAATAGAGAAAGAGCGGCAAGACACCAATGACTCTTACATCTTTGTGAAAACGAACAAGCTATTAAAGAAGGTAACCCTCAGCCATATCCTTTTTATTGAGAGCATGGAAAACTACGTGATCATTTACACCGATGAATCGAAAGAGATCGTTTATACTCCGCTAAAGAAGATGATGGAGTACCTTCCCGAACAGCAATTTCTACAAGTACACCGCTCGTACGTAGTGAATGCCTCCGCAGTGAAGGCCATCGAAGGAAACCAATTGATCATGGGAATACATAAAATTCCAATTGCCAGAAGCATGCGTGAACATGTGTTTGAAACATTATTAAAAAATAAGCTAATCTCCAGATAA
- a CDS encoding DNA starvation/stationary phase protection protein — MKTLKQINLNEKEVNSVVASLQQLLADFQVYYTNLRGFHWNIKGQGFFVLHSKFEEMYNDAAEKADELAERILMLGDTPSNKFSEYLKVAKIEEVDGVSDANEALTNVLKTYSYLIKEERKLLTLASKASDEVTVALMSDFLKEQEKMVWMLTAYNSK, encoded by the coding sequence ATGAAAACATTAAAACAAATCAATTTGAACGAGAAAGAAGTAAATAGTGTAGTGGCTTCATTGCAACAATTGCTGGCCGACTTCCAGGTTTATTACACCAATCTTCGTGGTTTCCACTGGAACATCAAAGGACAAGGTTTCTTTGTTTTGCACAGTAAATTTGAAGAAATGTATAACGATGCCGCTGAAAAAGCAGATGAATTGGCAGAACGTATTCTAATGCTAGGTGATACTCCCTCCAATAAATTTAGTGAGTACCTGAAAGTTGCCAAAATAGAGGAAGTAGACGGAGTTAGCGACGCAAACGAAGCACTGACTAATGTTCTCAAGACTTACTCTTATTTAATAAAAGAAGAAAGGAAATTGCTGACGCTTGCGTCAAAAGCGAGCGATGAGGTGACTGTTGCTTTGATGAGTGATTTCCTGAAAGAACAAGAAAAGATGGTTTGGATGCTTACTGCCTACAATAGCAAATAA
- a CDS encoding DUF4876 domain-containing protein: MKIKLFAICSLFCLSAVLLNSCSDNEDTVRTTNIKVTLTSPDGITYTSLSDISLLLKETNTGKVTTVNNATINGNVLSTTVNEGTYNVTVEANAQYTVNGETQTKPIRGYKESIVATGIMLNVNLASFIYSPSTSGFVFKEIFYTGSLTPEGKQTSDQYFVIYNNSDQTLYADGLFISDSEFMTVEKQTYTPDIMNTAFTVSSMITVPGSGKEHPIEPGKSFIIANSAVNYKEINSNSIDLSKADFEIANGIDMDDTDNPEVPNMLNIVGNMVMHNRGFRSYVLGKMDVESETYLKDYVYTCTWKFTFEDYSFDESDDYYKVPNTWIQDAVNLSVASDFQWIVTAPSLDMGWTYCGKLNADPTRYGKSVQRKIAGEMEGRKILQDTNNSTLDFNAETVISLKK; encoded by the coding sequence ATGAAAATTAAATTATTTGCTATTTGCTCCTTATTTTGTTTATCTGCCGTTTTATTGAACTCATGTAGCGACAACGAAGACACTGTGAGAACAACCAATATTAAAGTGACCCTAACATCTCCTGACGGTATAACGTACACTTCGCTCTCAGATATTAGTTTACTACTGAAAGAAACCAATACCGGGAAAGTAACAACAGTAAACAATGCGACGATAAATGGAAATGTATTGAGTACTACCGTAAATGAAGGCACCTATAATGTTACAGTAGAAGCCAACGCACAGTATACGGTAAATGGAGAAACACAAACAAAACCAATAAGAGGTTATAAAGAATCCATCGTGGCAACAGGCATAATGCTCAATGTGAATTTAGCTTCCTTTATTTACTCTCCTTCGACTTCAGGTTTTGTCTTCAAGGAAATTTTCTATACGGGCTCACTCACCCCTGAAGGAAAACAGACCTCTGATCAATATTTTGTAATATACAATAATTCAGACCAGACGCTATATGCCGATGGTTTATTCATTTCAGATTCAGAGTTTATGACTGTTGAAAAACAAACTTATACTCCCGATATTATGAACACCGCTTTCACTGTTAGTTCTATGATTACTGTTCCTGGATCAGGCAAGGAACACCCTATAGAACCGGGGAAATCTTTTATCATAGCAAATAGTGCGGTTAATTATAAAGAAATCAATTCTAACTCTATCGATTTAAGCAAAGCCGATTTTGAGATAGCTAACGGTATAGACATGGATGACACAGATAATCCTGAAGTACCGAATATGCTCAACATCGTGGGCAATATGGTTATGCATAATAGAGGATTTAGAAGTTATGTCTTGGGAAAAATGGACGTCGAATCCGAAACATACCTGAAAGATTATGTGTACACATGTACCTGGAAGTTTACTTTCGAAGATTATTCATTCGACGAAAGTGATGATTACTATAAGGTACCAAATACATGGATACAAGACGCAGTTAATCTGAGTGTAGCATCAGACTTTCAATGGATAGTGACTGCTCCGTCCTTAGACATGGGATGGACATACTGTGGAAAGTTAAATGCTGATCCTACAAGATATGGAAAAAGTGTACAGCGTAAGATTGCCGGTGAGATGGAAGGACGTAAAATTCTTCAAGATACGAACAACTCAACCTTGGACTTCAACGCTGAAACAGTTATCTCTTTGAAAAAATAG
- a CDS encoding TonB-dependent receptor, translating to MMNKIMMCICTNLAILLPLSAQSVSGRVLDKQNNPLEGINTVVLQVKDSAYIIGGITDATGRFSLPVATSGKFILQLSCIGYQKHSIPFSLAHESKKQIGDVTLSEDSYLLSGITVTAQKPEMELTSSTTVVNLSSSIMGSQGTLFDALKRLPGVQVREDGTILLNGQTGATVMINGKLTYLTGTSLVGYLQAIPASSIGKIELVSTPSAQYDASGKSGLIKIEMSKNSVHGILVSVNTGYQQLSNYGRGNGGFALQIRKDKLNFSANYGYYQGIEINPTIIFRDHTDYEQATITPVYLNQLAHRTYDYKYQSFKVGVDYDLSPRLSIGAYSSKSWNNQLRKERMASTFLSTRPQADSILTTWNRNRLSQSNQQGGISATYKSAKKLEWNTFFDFQTYNSSNKQAQQSIFHSYTTEENAVADTLSGRLKADIHIYSLQTSIEMPLTDKLQFSAGAKTALVEIDNITQYENMKSGIWAPNLSMSNRFIYNEDVYAGYSQLQGQIGKATHFELGLRVEHTRINGKLREDASKNDSTFRTRYTQLFPFMKLEYGWKSDYSLALIYGSRIVRPNYQDMNPFMSINDKYLYEQGNVNLKPELIQNIEVALMLKKQYRMVLFGTYTQHPISKSYRIDDENRAWVYPLNLSSDYAYGTRLTAINLHPLEWWTLNSTATCTYKKYAWITNTEKQRNKMVTPMIYCGNQFKLTHGWNAEANGYWNGKTPMGQAIIEHLWSVSVGVSKSLFGNKGSLRLFVDDALSSRYIHINLTSVKKEAWYKERKQALVGISFSYKFHQGGEVKDSRTKSEIIESKRINLQK from the coding sequence ATGATGAACAAAATTATGATGTGCATTTGCACAAATCTGGCAATCCTGCTTCCTCTATCTGCGCAATCGGTCAGCGGAAGAGTACTTGATAAACAAAACAATCCTTTAGAAGGAATTAATACCGTTGTTCTACAGGTTAAAGATTCCGCTTACATTATCGGAGGAATCACCGATGCCACAGGTCGGTTTTCTTTGCCTGTAGCAACTTCGGGTAAATTCATCCTTCAGCTCTCTTGCATCGGATATCAGAAGCATTCCATTCCTTTTTCATTGGCGCATGAAAGCAAAAAGCAGATAGGTGACGTTACGCTCAGTGAAGATAGTTATCTGCTATCGGGAATAACGGTAACAGCACAAAAACCGGAGATGGAATTAACCTCTTCAACTACCGTAGTCAATCTGTCATCGTCTATCATGGGTTCACAAGGAACCTTGTTTGATGCGTTAAAAAGGCTGCCGGGTGTGCAAGTCAGAGAAGACGGAACCATCTTGCTCAACGGACAAACAGGGGCAACGGTCATGATTAACGGTAAACTTACCTACCTCACGGGGACTAGTCTGGTAGGTTATCTACAAGCCATACCGGCCTCATCAATAGGCAAAATAGAGCTTGTCAGCACCCCATCAGCACAATACGATGCCTCAGGAAAAAGTGGATTGATAAAGATTGAAATGAGTAAAAACAGTGTTCATGGAATACTTGTTTCTGTCAATACGGGGTATCAGCAGCTCAGCAATTACGGCAGAGGGAATGGGGGCTTTGCGCTTCAGATACGTAAAGACAAACTTAATTTCTCTGCAAATTATGGATATTATCAGGGAATAGAGATTAATCCTACAATCATTTTCAGAGACCATACCGATTATGAGCAGGCAACCATCACACCTGTATACTTAAATCAATTGGCGCATCGAACCTATGACTATAAATACCAATCTTTTAAGGTCGGAGTTGATTACGATCTATCGCCCCGTTTATCTATCGGCGCATATAGCAGCAAAAGTTGGAACAATCAACTCAGAAAAGAAAGAATGGCATCTACTTTCCTGTCAACACGTCCTCAGGCCGACTCCATCCTTACAACGTGGAACAGAAACAGATTAAGTCAAAGCAATCAGCAAGGGGGAATTAGCGCAACCTATAAATCAGCAAAGAAACTAGAATGGAATACCTTCTTTGATTTCCAAACTTACAATTCGTCAAATAAGCAAGCCCAACAAAGCATATTCCATTCCTACACCACCGAGGAAAATGCAGTGGCCGACACACTAAGCGGAAGACTGAAAGCCGACATACACATATATTCATTACAGACAAGCATTGAAATGCCACTTACGGATAAACTTCAGTTCAGCGCAGGTGCCAAAACCGCATTGGTAGAAATTGACAACATCACTCAATATGAAAACATGAAAAGCGGCATCTGGGCACCTAACTTAAGCATGAGCAACCGCTTCATTTATAACGAAGATGTTTATGCAGGATACTCCCAGCTACAGGGACAGATTGGAAAAGCAACTCATTTTGAATTGGGTTTGCGAGTGGAACATACTCGCATAAACGGCAAACTGAGAGAAGACGCATCTAAGAATGACTCAACCTTTCGCACAAGATACACGCAGCTTTTCCCATTCATGAAGTTAGAATATGGATGGAAGAGCGATTATAGTCTGGCTCTCATCTACGGAAGTCGCATAGTACGTCCGAACTATCAAGATATGAATCCCTTTATGAGTATAAACGACAAATATCTATACGAGCAGGGAAACGTTAATTTAAAGCCCGAGTTAATTCAAAATATTGAGGTGGCCCTAATGCTAAAGAAACAATACCGCATGGTACTCTTTGGCACATATACGCAACACCCTATCAGCAAAAGTTACAGAATTGACGATGAAAACCGCGCTTGGGTATACCCCTTGAATCTTTCGTCCGACTATGCTTATGGCACCAGACTTACCGCAATCAACCTACACCCATTAGAGTGGTGGACACTAAACTCCACCGCAACATGTACTTACAAAAAATATGCATGGATCACCAACACTGAAAAGCAGCGCAACAAGATGGTTACTCCAATGATCTATTGTGGCAATCAGTTTAAGCTAACTCACGGGTGGAATGCAGAAGCCAATGGATATTGGAACGGGAAAACCCCAATGGGGCAAGCTATAATAGAACATCTCTGGTCTGTTTCCGTTGGGGTATCAAAAAGCTTATTTGGCAACAAAGGTTCTTTGCGTTTGTTTGTTGACGATGCCCTATCTTCCCGCTATATACATATCAATCTTACCAGTGTTAAAAAGGAAGCGTGGTATAAAGAGAGGAAACAAGCCTTGGTTGGCATCAGCTTTTCTTATAAGTTCCACCAAGGAGGAGAAGTCAAAGATTCACGCACAAAAAGTGAGATTATTGAGAGTAAAAGAATAAATTTGCAAAAATAG
- a CDS encoding peroxiredoxin, which produces MEEMNVMPRIGELAPEFEAVTTQGKINFPGDFKGKWVILFSHPADFTPVCTTEFMAFGKMAAEYEALNCQLVGLSIDGLYSHIAWLRTIKDKIDYKGMKDIEIKFPLIEDVSMNVAKLYGMVQSGESKTQAVRAVFFIDPKGVIRTILYYPLSLGRNFDEIKRILIGLKTVDSFGVALPADWQPGDEVIVPTAGSCGVAKERMEDNTGELTCYDWFFCTRKLSKEDVESKLSE; this is translated from the coding sequence ATGGAAGAAATGAATGTAATGCCAAGAATTGGCGAACTTGCTCCTGAATTTGAAGCAGTAACAACACAAGGAAAAATTAATTTCCCTGGAGATTTTAAAGGTAAATGGGTCATACTATTTAGTCATCCAGCCGACTTTACACCTGTTTGCACAACTGAATTTATGGCTTTCGGAAAAATGGCAGCAGAGTATGAAGCTTTGAATTGTCAGCTTGTTGGATTATCGATTGATGGTTTGTATAGTCATATTGCTTGGCTACGAACTATAAAGGATAAAATTGACTACAAAGGGATGAAGGATATCGAAATTAAGTTCCCCTTAATAGAAGATGTCTCTATGAATGTAGCCAAGCTATATGGTATGGTACAGTCCGGAGAAAGTAAAACTCAGGCTGTTCGTGCGGTTTTCTTTATTGATCCAAAGGGAGTCATTCGCACTATCTTGTATTATCCGCTGTCTTTAGGACGCAATTTTGATGAGATTAAACGTATTCTCATTGGTTTGAAAACCGTCGATAGCTTTGGTGTTGCATTGCCTGCCGACTGGCAACCGGGCGATGAGGTGATTGTTCCAACAGCCGGTTCTTGCGGAGTAGCAAAAGAAAGAATGGAGGATAATACAGGTGAATTAACTTGCTATGATTGGTTCTTTTGTACTCGGAAGTTATCCAAAGAGGATGTTGAAAGCAAATTAAGCGAATAA
- a CDS encoding DUF6850 family outer membrane beta-barrel protein, protein MHFRFALTFYLLCLFSPAYAGDTITVQIKDQLSPVIHYIDFIEHNPATKSYLAHPEYTELETNFRHSNGKAILLQEGTQKQELGIITKTFQSMGKGMIWGNASYRNGTKNNVKWNESADYQIVYPYVMCDTVGSNNLKSEEYAFAGGYARKLDKITWGLQVNYRALKEYRTKDPRPNNTASDLYFRGGFTYKLNTKYALGTGFFLRKYKQDNTIRFRSTIGVATVYHSTGLGSDMYLFAGKSDAYRTLYDGNGYGANLQLIPVKGYGVTIDLAYDRFMYEKQLNDLLYLPISEINENTYKAGIAYRWNKRWEARFQLSYKERTGTENRFHIPQTNVYEKIASAELYSHKVTDAKLSLLYGRGERPNGTNWYILPFVSMKQSKEQYKDPLQKMNISTLSEGLQILISSSFQKIMLHSSLSMSNNRNMNSTLILTNVPEESYVNKVLHINYNYLSKNDVSFNLSLRADYLLSGNKTLYFKTVGDYVSYSTDLYHSTLSVSTGIAF, encoded by the coding sequence ATGCACTTTCGTTTCGCTCTTACATTCTATTTATTATGCCTATTCTCTCCTGCTTATGCCGGAGACACGATAACTGTGCAGATCAAAGACCAACTGTCTCCCGTGATACACTACATCGATTTCATAGAGCATAATCCTGCGACAAAATCCTATCTGGCACATCCCGAATACACAGAGTTGGAAACAAATTTCAGACACAGCAATGGCAAAGCTATTCTCTTGCAGGAAGGTACGCAAAAGCAAGAACTTGGCATTATCACCAAAACCTTTCAATCCATGGGCAAAGGAATGATATGGGGCAATGCCAGCTATAGAAATGGGACGAAAAATAATGTGAAGTGGAACGAAAGCGCTGATTATCAAATAGTATATCCTTATGTGATGTGCGATACAGTAGGCAGTAATAATCTCAAGTCAGAGGAATACGCTTTTGCCGGAGGATATGCCCGAAAACTGGATAAGATAACATGGGGGTTACAAGTAAACTACAGAGCCTTAAAAGAATACAGAACAAAAGATCCGAGGCCGAACAATACAGCTTCCGACCTCTACTTTAGAGGTGGATTTACCTATAAATTAAATACGAAATACGCACTTGGCACCGGCTTTTTCTTACGGAAATACAAACAAGATAACACAATACGTTTTCGCAGTACGATAGGTGTTGCTACCGTTTACCATTCCACAGGATTAGGTTCTGACATGTATCTCTTTGCCGGCAAGTCAGATGCCTACAGAACATTGTATGATGGTAATGGCTATGGTGCAAATCTGCAACTAATTCCGGTTAAGGGATATGGAGTTACTATTGATCTAGCCTATGATCGCTTTATGTACGAAAAGCAACTAAACGATCTGCTCTATCTGCCAATATCTGAGATCAATGAAAACACATACAAAGCCGGCATTGCCTACCGATGGAACAAAAGATGGGAAGCAAGATTTCAACTCAGTTATAAAGAAAGAACGGGTACTGAAAACCGATTTCATATACCTCAAACAAATGTTTATGAGAAAATTGCTTCAGCAGAACTATATTCACACAAAGTAACCGATGCAAAGCTGTCACTACTATATGGAAGAGGAGAGCGCCCTAATGGAACAAATTGGTACATACTCCCTTTTGTCTCCATGAAGCAATCTAAAGAACAATACAAAGACCCTCTCCAAAAGATGAATATATCAACACTTTCAGAAGGGTTACAGATCCTCATATCATCTTCTTTCCAGAAAATCATGCTACATTCGTCATTAAGCATGTCCAACAATCGGAATATGAACAGCACATTGATTCTTACGAATGTGCCGGAAGAAAGTTATGTGAACAAGGTTCTACACATCAATTATAATTATCTATCAAAAAACGATGTTTCCTTTAATCTATCACTACGAGCCGATTATCTACTATCAGGTAACAAAACTCTTTATTTCAAAACAGTAGGAGACTATGTCTCCTACTCTACTGATCTTTATCACAGCACGCTGAGCGTGTCCACAGGCATTGCTTTTTAA